Proteins encoded by one window of Anguilla rostrata isolate EN2019 chromosome 9, ASM1855537v3, whole genome shotgun sequence:
- the LOC135263062 gene encoding RNA-binding motif protein, X chromosome-like isoform X4, protein MAEADRPGKLFIGGLNTETNEKALEQYFGKYGRIVEVLLMKDRETNKSRGFAFITFESPADAKDAVREMHGKSLDGKPIKVEQATKPQFESGGRRGPPSMYPGSRGSLRGGLRGSRGAPGGMRGPPPRGIVEPFFKGMSPRGPPPLKRGPPIRNGGPPPKRSAPSGPMGRPPMSRERDPYGPPPPRRDSMMSRRDDYPSPRDDHYSSKDSYSSRDYMSSRDARDYAPPPREYPYRDYPHSSSRDEYGSMSRSYSDRDGYGGSREPRGYIDRPSAGSYRDPYDSYVHLSGRGSLAQKP, encoded by the exons ATGGCAGAGGCAGACCGGCCAGGGAAACTCTTCATTGGTGGCCTGAACACCGAAACAAACGAGAAAGCCCTTGAACAGTATTTCGGGAAGTACGGGAGAATTGTTGAAG TGCTGTTGATGAAAGACCGAGAGACGAACAAATCAAGGGGCTTTGCCTTCATAACATTTGAGAGCCCAGCTGATGCGAAGGATGCAGTGAGAGAAATGCACGGAAAG TCCCTTGATGGCAAACCAATCAAAGTGGAACAAGCAACAAAGCCCCAGTTTGAGTCTGGAGGGCGAAGAGGCCCTCCTTCCATGTACCCTGGTTCACGTGGCTCACTCAGAGGTGGTCTTAGAGGATCCAGAGGAGCACCAGGTGGAATGAGAGGCCCACCACCCAGAG GGATTGTAGAACCTTTTTTCAAAGGGATGTCACCCAGAGGCCCTCCTCCCTTGAAGAGAGGACCCCCAATCCGCAATGGAGGACCCCCACCGAAGAGATCAGCACCCTCAGGACCAATGGGCAGAC CTCCCATGTCCCGTGAAAGAGATCCATATGGACCACCTCCTCCCAGAAGAGATAGCATGATGTCCAGGAGAGATGACTACCCATCTCCACGAGATGACCACTATAGTAGCAAAGACAG TTATTCCAGTCGAGACTACATGAGTTCTAGGGACGCCAGAGACTATGCTCCACCCCCTCGAGAGTACCCATACCGCGACTACCCACACTCCAGTTCCCGTGACGAATATGGGTCCATGTCACGCAGCTACAG CGACCGTGACGGCTACGGTGGAAGTCGTGAGCCGCGGGGCTACATTGACCGCCCCAGCGCAGGTTCCTATAGAGACCCCTATGACAGTTACG TGCACCTCAGTGGAAGGGGATCCCTCGCCCAAAAGCCTTAA
- the LOC135263062 gene encoding RNA-binding motif protein, X chromosome-like isoform X3 — MAEADRPGKLFIGGLNTETNEKALEQYFGKYGRIVEVLLMKDRETNKSRGFAFITFESPADAKDAVREMHGKSLDGKPIKVEQATKPQFESGGRRGPPSMYPGSRGSLRGGLRGSRGAPGGMRGPPPRGMSPRGPPPLKRGPPIRNGGPPPKRSAPSGPMGRPPMSRERDPYGPPPPRRDSMMSRRDDYPSPRDDHYSSKDSYSSRDYMSSRDARDYAPPPREYPYRDYPHSSSRDEYGSMSRSYSDRDGYGGSREPRGYIDRPSAGSYRDPYDSYGNSRSTLPSRGPPSGGSSRYDDYGSSSRDGYGSRDSYPSSRSDPYSTSRGERMGRQERGPAPPIDRGYPPRDSYSSSSRGAPRGGGRGGSRVDRGMARSRY, encoded by the exons ATGGCAGAGGCAGACCGGCCAGGGAAACTCTTCATTGGTGGCCTGAACACCGAAACAAACGAGAAAGCCCTTGAACAGTATTTCGGGAAGTACGGGAGAATTGTTGAAG TGCTGTTGATGAAAGACCGAGAGACGAACAAATCAAGGGGCTTTGCCTTCATAACATTTGAGAGCCCAGCTGATGCGAAGGATGCAGTGAGAGAAATGCACGGAAAG TCCCTTGATGGCAAACCAATCAAAGTGGAACAAGCAACAAAGCCCCAGTTTGAGTCTGGAGGGCGAAGAGGCCCTCCTTCCATGTACCCTGGTTCACGTGGCTCACTCAGAGGTGGTCTTAGAGGATCCAGAGGAGCACCAGGTGGAATGAGAGGCCCACCACCCAGAG GGATGTCACCCAGAGGCCCTCCTCCCTTGAAGAGAGGACCCCCAATCCGCAATGGAGGACCCCCACCGAAGAGATCAGCACCCTCAGGACCAATGGGCAGAC CTCCCATGTCCCGTGAAAGAGATCCATATGGACCACCTCCTCCCAGAAGAGATAGCATGATGTCCAGGAGAGATGACTACCCATCTCCACGAGATGACCACTATAGTAGCAAAGACAG TTATTCCAGTCGAGACTACATGAGTTCTAGGGACGCCAGAGACTATGCTCCACCCCCTCGAGAGTACCCATACCGCGACTACCCACACTCCAGTTCCCGTGACGAATATGGGTCCATGTCACGCAGCTACAG CGACCGTGACGGCTACGGTGGAAGTCGTGAGCCGCGGGGCTACATTGACCGCCCCAGCGCAGGTTCCTATAGAGACCCCTATGACAGTTACG GTAACTCGCGCAGCACCCTGCCCTCAAGGGGTCCCCCAAGTGGCGGAAGCAGTCGCTATGACGACTATGGCAGCAGTTCCCGGGATGGGTACGGCAGCCGTGACAGTTACCCCAGCAGTCGCAGTGATCCTTACTCCACTAGCCGTGGTGAGCGAATGGGCAGACAGGAGCGGGGGCCAGCCCCCCCGATTGATAGAGGCTACCCCCCTCGAGATTCTTACAGCAGCTCAAGCCGTGGAGCACCTCGGGGAGGTGGACGTGGAGGCAGTCGCGTCGATAGGGGAATGGCCCGCAGCAGATACTAA
- the LOC135263062 gene encoding RNA-binding motif protein, X chromosome-like isoform X5, whose product MAEADRPGKLFIGGLNTETNEKALEQYFGKYGRIVEVLLMKDRETNKSRGFAFITFESPADAKDAVREMHGKSLDGKPIKVEQATKPQFESGGRRGPPSMYPGSRGSLRGGLRGSRGAPGGMRGPPPRGIVEPFFKGMSPRGPPPLKRGPPIRNGGPPPKRSAPSGPMGRPPMSRERDPYGPPPPRRDSMMSRRDDYPSPRDDHYSSKDSYSSRDYMSSRDARDYAPPPREYPYRDYPHSSSRDEYGSMSRSYSDRDGYGGSREPRGYIDRPSAGSYRDPYDSYG is encoded by the exons ATGGCAGAGGCAGACCGGCCAGGGAAACTCTTCATTGGTGGCCTGAACACCGAAACAAACGAGAAAGCCCTTGAACAGTATTTCGGGAAGTACGGGAGAATTGTTGAAG TGCTGTTGATGAAAGACCGAGAGACGAACAAATCAAGGGGCTTTGCCTTCATAACATTTGAGAGCCCAGCTGATGCGAAGGATGCAGTGAGAGAAATGCACGGAAAG TCCCTTGATGGCAAACCAATCAAAGTGGAACAAGCAACAAAGCCCCAGTTTGAGTCTGGAGGGCGAAGAGGCCCTCCTTCCATGTACCCTGGTTCACGTGGCTCACTCAGAGGTGGTCTTAGAGGATCCAGAGGAGCACCAGGTGGAATGAGAGGCCCACCACCCAGAG GGATTGTAGAACCTTTTTTCAAAGGGATGTCACCCAGAGGCCCTCCTCCCTTGAAGAGAGGACCCCCAATCCGCAATGGAGGACCCCCACCGAAGAGATCAGCACCCTCAGGACCAATGGGCAGAC CTCCCATGTCCCGTGAAAGAGATCCATATGGACCACCTCCTCCCAGAAGAGATAGCATGATGTCCAGGAGAGATGACTACCCATCTCCACGAGATGACCACTATAGTAGCAAAGACAG TTATTCCAGTCGAGACTACATGAGTTCTAGGGACGCCAGAGACTATGCTCCACCCCCTCGAGAGTACCCATACCGCGACTACCCACACTCCAGTTCCCGTGACGAATATGGGTCCATGTCACGCAGCTACAG CGACCGTGACGGCTACGGTGGAAGTCGTGAGCCGCGGGGCTACATTGACCGCCCCAGCGCAGGTTCCTATAGAGACCCCTATGACAGTTACG gaTAA
- the LOC135263062 gene encoding RNA-binding motif protein, X chromosome-like isoform X2, whose translation MAEADRPGKLFIGGLNTETNEKALEQYFGKYGRIVEVLLMKDRETNKSRGFAFITFESPADAKDAVREMHGKSLDGKPIKVEQATKPQFESGGRRGPPSMYPGSRGSLRGGLRGSRGAPGGMRGPPPREPFFKGMSPRGPPPLKRGPPIRNGGPPPKRSAPSGPMGRPPMSRERDPYGPPPPRRDSMMSRRDDYPSPRDDHYSSKDSYSSRDYMSSRDARDYAPPPREYPYRDYPHSSSRDEYGSMSRSYSDRDGYGGSREPRGYIDRPSAGSYRDPYDSYGNSRSTLPSRGPPSGGSSRYDDYGSSSRDGYGSRDSYPSSRSDPYSTSRGERMGRQERGPAPPIDRGYPPRDSYSSSSRGAPRGGGRGGSRVDRGMARSRY comes from the exons ATGGCAGAGGCAGACCGGCCAGGGAAACTCTTCATTGGTGGCCTGAACACCGAAACAAACGAGAAAGCCCTTGAACAGTATTTCGGGAAGTACGGGAGAATTGTTGAAG TGCTGTTGATGAAAGACCGAGAGACGAACAAATCAAGGGGCTTTGCCTTCATAACATTTGAGAGCCCAGCTGATGCGAAGGATGCAGTGAGAGAAATGCACGGAAAG TCCCTTGATGGCAAACCAATCAAAGTGGAACAAGCAACAAAGCCCCAGTTTGAGTCTGGAGGGCGAAGAGGCCCTCCTTCCATGTACCCTGGTTCACGTGGCTCACTCAGAGGTGGTCTTAGAGGATCCAGAGGAGCACCAGGTGGAATGAGAGGCCCACCACCCAGAG AACCTTTTTTCAAAGGGATGTCACCCAGAGGCCCTCCTCCCTTGAAGAGAGGACCCCCAATCCGCAATGGAGGACCCCCACCGAAGAGATCAGCACCCTCAGGACCAATGGGCAGAC CTCCCATGTCCCGTGAAAGAGATCCATATGGACCACCTCCTCCCAGAAGAGATAGCATGATGTCCAGGAGAGATGACTACCCATCTCCACGAGATGACCACTATAGTAGCAAAGACAG TTATTCCAGTCGAGACTACATGAGTTCTAGGGACGCCAGAGACTATGCTCCACCCCCTCGAGAGTACCCATACCGCGACTACCCACACTCCAGTTCCCGTGACGAATATGGGTCCATGTCACGCAGCTACAG CGACCGTGACGGCTACGGTGGAAGTCGTGAGCCGCGGGGCTACATTGACCGCCCCAGCGCAGGTTCCTATAGAGACCCCTATGACAGTTACG GTAACTCGCGCAGCACCCTGCCCTCAAGGGGTCCCCCAAGTGGCGGAAGCAGTCGCTATGACGACTATGGCAGCAGTTCCCGGGATGGGTACGGCAGCCGTGACAGTTACCCCAGCAGTCGCAGTGATCCTTACTCCACTAGCCGTGGTGAGCGAATGGGCAGACAGGAGCGGGGGCCAGCCCCCCCGATTGATAGAGGCTACCCCCCTCGAGATTCTTACAGCAGCTCAAGCCGTGGAGCACCTCGGGGAGGTGGACGTGGAGGCAGTCGCGTCGATAGGGGAATGGCCCGCAGCAGATACTAA
- the LOC135263062 gene encoding RNA-binding motif protein, X chromosome-like isoform X1 — MAEADRPGKLFIGGLNTETNEKALEQYFGKYGRIVEVLLMKDRETNKSRGFAFITFESPADAKDAVREMHGKSLDGKPIKVEQATKPQFESGGRRGPPSMYPGSRGSLRGGLRGSRGAPGGMRGPPPRGIVEPFFKGMSPRGPPPLKRGPPIRNGGPPPKRSAPSGPMGRPPMSRERDPYGPPPPRRDSMMSRRDDYPSPRDDHYSSKDSYSSRDYMSSRDARDYAPPPREYPYRDYPHSSSRDEYGSMSRSYSDRDGYGGSREPRGYIDRPSAGSYRDPYDSYGNSRSTLPSRGPPSGGSSRYDDYGSSSRDGYGSRDSYPSSRSDPYSTSRGERMGRQERGPAPPIDRGYPPRDSYSSSSRGAPRGGGRGGSRVDRGMARSRY, encoded by the exons ATGGCAGAGGCAGACCGGCCAGGGAAACTCTTCATTGGTGGCCTGAACACCGAAACAAACGAGAAAGCCCTTGAACAGTATTTCGGGAAGTACGGGAGAATTGTTGAAG TGCTGTTGATGAAAGACCGAGAGACGAACAAATCAAGGGGCTTTGCCTTCATAACATTTGAGAGCCCAGCTGATGCGAAGGATGCAGTGAGAGAAATGCACGGAAAG TCCCTTGATGGCAAACCAATCAAAGTGGAACAAGCAACAAAGCCCCAGTTTGAGTCTGGAGGGCGAAGAGGCCCTCCTTCCATGTACCCTGGTTCACGTGGCTCACTCAGAGGTGGTCTTAGAGGATCCAGAGGAGCACCAGGTGGAATGAGAGGCCCACCACCCAGAG GGATTGTAGAACCTTTTTTCAAAGGGATGTCACCCAGAGGCCCTCCTCCCTTGAAGAGAGGACCCCCAATCCGCAATGGAGGACCCCCACCGAAGAGATCAGCACCCTCAGGACCAATGGGCAGAC CTCCCATGTCCCGTGAAAGAGATCCATATGGACCACCTCCTCCCAGAAGAGATAGCATGATGTCCAGGAGAGATGACTACCCATCTCCACGAGATGACCACTATAGTAGCAAAGACAG TTATTCCAGTCGAGACTACATGAGTTCTAGGGACGCCAGAGACTATGCTCCACCCCCTCGAGAGTACCCATACCGCGACTACCCACACTCCAGTTCCCGTGACGAATATGGGTCCATGTCACGCAGCTACAG CGACCGTGACGGCTACGGTGGAAGTCGTGAGCCGCGGGGCTACATTGACCGCCCCAGCGCAGGTTCCTATAGAGACCCCTATGACAGTTACG GTAACTCGCGCAGCACCCTGCCCTCAAGGGGTCCCCCAAGTGGCGGAAGCAGTCGCTATGACGACTATGGCAGCAGTTCCCGGGATGGGTACGGCAGCCGTGACAGTTACCCCAGCAGTCGCAGTGATCCTTACTCCACTAGCCGTGGTGAGCGAATGGGCAGACAGGAGCGGGGGCCAGCCCCCCCGATTGATAGAGGCTACCCCCCTCGAGATTCTTACAGCAGCTCAAGCCGTGGAGCACCTCGGGGAGGTGGACGTGGAGGCAGTCGCGTCGATAGGGGAATGGCCCGCAGCAGATACTAA